A region of the Notolabrus celidotus isolate fNotCel1 chromosome 18, fNotCel1.pri, whole genome shotgun sequence genome:
CTGAGACGTTTCATCTGGGGAAGCTCGCAGCACGTCTCCAGCACCACCAGGACAAACACCAAGCCCAGCAGCAGGTagactggaaacgcaaacacacattaacaaacacacaatataaGCAGCATGATTAAACAAAGACCAGACCAGTGTGACTAATCATAACAAGGATTGGTCAGTGAATAAAGGGTGCAGGAGCTGTAAGTCTTTGATTAGTTTGAACTTGTCTGCAAGAAATGTTGTAAGAAAGGACCTGCAGTAccatgaacacatcacagaaaTTCAATCCAACTCTTCAGGGGTATGTTTATGTGTATTATTCTCAACCTTTTTTCCTTGTTTGTCATGCTACACTGTTAGCCTTTGCtattgattttaaagtattACCGCAAATTGCCCCATAAACTCACCATTAAAAAATCTTGGCCGTTAGTTACTGTAATTTGCAAAGCCTTATAGGTATAATTAATGATGCAATGTGTAATTTACAATAAATTACTGTACTTTTTGAAGTTGTGGTAAtttactgcacacacactgactgtaacacaaacacaggttgTTATGGTGTTCTGTCTGTCTTCcaagtgtgtagaaatgggaatatttagcgatATATCGTGGTCAAATTCTGGATTAAAAACCCTCCCTTGCTCACTCCTCCCATCGGTGAAGCGACAGTGGCCTTCGAAgacaaaaagctcctgtgatgcatgataagtatgatcctccaatACCCATTAAAAATGTCTGTCAATATAAATTATTTCACCCACAACAACAACTATACTTTTCTTTGCTGTCCTCCTGTGTATTTCATGCAGCCATTCACTGTAACACAAGCATGTAAGTTACTAGTTTGtcctactgtagaaacatggtggtacaagatggcagcctccatggaaggggaccTGCTTCCATTTAGATATAAAGGGCTCATgctaagtttaaaaaataaattgttttcAAATTCAGGATAATATATAGActaattaaaacatatttatgaatGTTATATTCTATTTCTACCAAGTCACGAAATGCTACATGCCTgaaaatactacatactgtacttTTAACACTCTTAGATAGAAATATATGAAGTGTTATAACCAATTACACATACTATGAAGATGAGCTATCAATATATCAACATTGCAATTACTCCAATGTTTTAGCTCAAACCAAATGCCTGTAAAACTGATGACATTcccctcagtctctcctgtatctaacagctcactttctttccactctcacatcaataacataacccggtctgcatatttccatctccgcaacatcaatcgtctccgcccctctctcatccctcacaccactgctatcctggtccacagcctcatcacctcccgtatcgactcttgtaactcactcctcttcggtttcccccacaaatccctccataaacttcagctggtccaaaccccctcctttcaccacatcaccccagtcctccagcagcttcactggctcccgttcaaactcagaatcaccttcaaaatcctcctgtatacATTTAAGGCCATTCACAACCTGGCCCCCCTgactctgtctgatctcctccacattgtcaccccctctcgctccctcaggtcttcctcctccctccacctctctgtaccctctgcccgtctcagcaccatggggagcagagctttcagtcgctctgctccccaactctggaactcactcccaccagacatccaaaactctgactcactaccccttttcaaatcaaaactcaaaacccatctgtttcaaactgcatccTCTGCCTGATTTCTCtacttcattttaacttggtgttactctacttgttgtttttgattaattttatcgcattgttttatttattgtgtttgaatctttctgtaaagtgactTTGGGTGTTGAGAAAggcacttttaaataaaatgtattataattgtttttattattacatgtTAGCATGTTCAAATGTTGGACTATGGCTGCATTAAAGGAGAACAATAATAAATGTACATTGAGACATTAGTAATGTCATTGTGTGAATGTCAGCATGttaatgttagcatttagctcatATATCTGCTGATCCAAATCTGGTTCCCATTGACCTGGAAAGGAAAAAATGTCAGTTTCCAGCGAGAACATCAGACTGAAAATTTTCTCCAACTGCAACCAGGAATCAAGCTAACCCCATCTCCTATTCATAAGCAGTAACGTGATAGCTGAGTCCTTGGAGTATATTCAGCCCTCTACCCACCTGTAATGGCCAGTCTGTAGAGGTGTGGGTGTGGGTTGTCTTCTTTACTGTGGGTCTCTCCAGGGACATAATCCCCGAGGCCAATGGTTGTCAGGGAGATAAAACAGAAGTACAAAGACTCCAGAAAGTCCCAGTCCTTCTCCATGCTTACAAAGATAGAGGCGGGGATGATGAGGAACAACAGGGTCATGATGAGGGCTAAACAGGTAGCATGTATGGCAGCTAGCTTCGATTTAGACATGGCCCATCGGCGGTGGAAGTACTCCACTGGACGTCGAGTCACCAGGACCATGATCCTCTGAACCACgacggagagaaaaaagagggtgACAGGGATTCCCAGGATGGAGTAAAAGATGCAGAAGGCCTTCCCTTCGTCTGAGAGTGGGACACTGTGGCCATaacctgaaaaacacaacaaaacatgattGGAAAAATATCATAGGAAATGTATAAATTCCTTGCTAACACATTTTGAGCTATTTAGTGTTTGAATACAATTATTAGCTGTTGTTCTAATGGCAGCTAGCAGGTAACAACACTTTGAAACAAGGCCTGTTGTCTCTCCAAAGTTTAACAGCTACATTTTCCTAGCTAATGGTAATACAAGAAAGCAAGCTGCtgaatgctaatgctagctgttgTTTGACAGAGGTAATGcatttattattctgtttttacTTGATATATGCCTACATTTTTCCCCAGAATTTTGCTTTTCTCAGTGTTTTCAGTTGCTTTCACATCCCTTATTATCTAATTGAAGCTTCCAAGCTAACAGAAATACACGCTAGTATGTGGCACAATGCTAATGTTAGATTTTGTTTGACTCCAaatatctagttcaaattttagtcacttttattctattttatttatttatatacttatttattttaactattgcatcttattttcttttaatggtttaatattttagtgttttattatcttatacatttcttttattttggtgattttaatttcctgtgttgagttttaacatcttattttacctccagtgtttcctcattaagatattatTTGAGCGTTTCCCCAGacttcttttcatttatttattctatttttgttgtttttattactattgttgcatgtattgtgttcttaaccttaggattgcggggtgggtttagggttggggctgggggtgggatctttttcttaatttattctattttaagttgtttttatgaagagcactttgtgttacaatgtcattgtatgaaaaggtctttataaataaagtctgattgattgatggattgatggatggatggatggatggatggatggatggatggatggatggatggatggatggatggatggatggatggatggattgatttaGTCGTTGTTGTTTAACTTGATTTATGACCTGATTTTCACATTTTGCCTTATTTTCAGATGCTTTTGGAGTAAGACTACCAGTTGTATTAGGTTTTAGTTACTTCTTTGTGAACAGAACACAAGCTATTAAGTGTTGAATGCTTATGTCTTCTTTTGTTTGACCTAGTTATGGGCTattaaatgtgatgttttatctCAAATACGAGCAATTTTCTCTCAATTTTTACAcctttaactgtattttataaTACCACTGGACAAATTCCCTAAAACTTATGTGACTTAAAACTTAGATCACAGCATACCACTTTCTAAACTAGCAACTGAGCTTCCCACCCCGAGCATGACGTCAGCGAAAAGTGGCAGCTGTGTGAATATGGATGATTACAGGGGTATAATTTGAGGTGGGATTCCTCTCCAGGAGCCACTTAGCTGCCGTGAAGCTCTACACACAGAACAATAATTACACagatggaaagaaaaacagatgctCATTCGAAGCAGCATGTCTTCTTATGAAAGACCAATCAGATCCAATTCATACTCAATCTTAAATCCATTAATAAATAATGAGCAAAATGAATTATTTATGTAGTACTGCCTTCCATATCCTTGTGTTTACTGAAGGCCTGAGCTCTGCGGGGTTTAATTTGCTCCTTTTGGGAGGTTAactagtgtgtgtgttatggaGCTTCAAGGGTGTCAGTTCTCATTACACCACTACTGTGTGGTGCAACAGTTTTATCCAGACAGggtgttaaaatatttttcaaaagcATTAAACTGTTACCAGAGTAAATATATTTTGCTCATGACCAAACTGTGGTGCAGACTCTTGTAGGGGTGGTATAAAGCAGGCTGTTCTATCTTTCTTTTATATCACTCATCATATCTATTCTGACTATTAACTTGCAAAAAGTAGCAAAACAGATTTCtaatatttcaatatttatagATATAGTGCCTTATTATACACCCACAGTGCAGCTGTCATTGCTATTTTGGGCGTGTTGGTCTCAAACTGTGGTATTGTTGTAAGGTTTATTACAGATTTAGTTGTTGGATGAAAGTAGATAATTAAATTTCATCAATGTTTCCACAATCCAGTGTcagtttttaaataactcaggtataaatgttgtctctttgtctgaggaaaaagagggagactgGGGCTAGCAGGGTGTTTACACTTGGTGGGAGTGGTCCAGGTAGGAGTGTCAGGCATGCATGTTGTGATGCAGGCAATGACGGTATTGAGATTTAAGAAAGCAAGATCACCTGGCTCTTAAAGGGAAGGAGGAAAGACACTTTGGTTTGGTTAATGATATGCCCAAAACCCACATATGAATAATcaacttcctgcttcctgcaaATATCCAATCATGGTTGGAGGTTTCAGAGTGGCCAATGAAATTTGAGGGGTTAGTGGTTTCAGCATGTGCCCTCTACACAGAAGTTATGGTCATGTTGCAGcagtcactggtttgactcctaTCAGCATCCCTGCATGTCTGTCTACCCCTACTTTCTGCCTCTCCTCAGAAATAAACGGACATTAATTGACAAAGATTTGTGTGTACAATAATTCCAAATAGAAAATGATTAACAGTAGCCAAAGCAAGTTTCTATAGAAGTAGTTGatgaactgctttttttttgtaacaaagTTGGCGTGAAATTTCATTTCTGAAAGAGCGCCTTCATTCAAAACTATGTGTTACAGATTATTCATGTAGTTGGCTGCTCAATTGTCACTGTGCATTGATGATTTTGTGCAGATTTTGAAAATCAGAAGTACATTTTTTATGTGTTAAAGGGATAAACGTTCTCTGTAAACCTCAGTCAGTTCTTGTGAGCAggatttttctgtttattttactggtttggATGCCAATGGTGGTTTGGTATTTAGCTTTTAAATtataatgtaaatgtttttctttagagAGATTACACCTGAGATTGTTGTATACCATTTTACTGTTCAGAGTTCAGTTTGTTTAGtgtttattacattttagaGGCTATTATTTTGGTTTTTAATTAATATCAGTCGTTGTAAAGAGAGTAGGCTAGAAATTTTTTATGATactggacattttttttattaaagctgctgttggtagtcgtgatattaacactacccctcccctctctgctgtcataaccccgcccacaaaagatcgttgtgcgcgttctatgaggaagtagtggcttcccagccaatcagggcgacgtagcgGGACGGCCACTTGACCAATCcaacagaggattggagattagctccgattggtccgtgataacaggAACAAGGGGAATGATACCACTGCTTGATACATAGGCAttagaaaacagagatttcgccataatctcaaattaatcacttacagatgagtactgatgggtattatgacattttctccaaacccagcagaaaaatcgtttttgacaccattcctaccaacagcagctttaacttttaaattaaaatttaaatgtttttctttgagcATATTACACCTGAGATTGTTGTATACCGTTTATctgttcagtgttcagtttgtTTAGTGTTTACTACATTTGAAGGGCTATTATTTTGGTTTTGAATGAATATCAAAAGCTTTAAAGAGTAGGCTAGATACTTTTATGATacaggacattttttttattaattcataTTGACTCAGGGCATTTCAGTGTGCCTTCAAAGGAAGGTCATTCCacaacaaagctatagctaCGGGTATCAAACTTGTCTTAACCCtccttttatccttggggtcaattggaacccattcaatgtttaacgtctctataTTAATGatttacatcatttttttggctttatattttatgacttttcctaatttaatgagGACAattgggaaaacataaaattagaATGTTGatgtgttccaatttcctgtgaaaaaaaattaagaatctTTGCtacttggggtcaatttgaccccaggctgttttagctgtataaaacaacaaaattcaacattttacacacatttgttttagttgtaTAGTTGCAAGTTTGTTTAGTGTTTTTGAATGAATATCGTTAGCAGTAAATAGAAGGCTAGATACTTTTATGATAAaggccattttttttattaattcataTTGACTCAGGGCATTTCAGTGTGTCTTCAAAGGAAGGTTATTCCacaacaaagctatagctaCAGGCATCAAACTtgtcttaaccctcctattatccttggggtcaattggaccctattcaatgtttaacgtctctaaattaattaTTTACATCATTTTTAGCCTTCATATTTTGTGAATATTCCTCATTTAAtagggacaactgggaaaacataaaattaaaatgttgatgtgttccaatttcctgcaaaaaaaatcacacatcgGTGTTACTTGGGGTCAGGTTGACCCCAGgatgttttagctgtataaaacaacaaaattcaacattttaccCACATTTGTTTTAGCTGTTTAGTTGCAAGTTTGTTTAGTGTTTACTACGTTTTAAAGGCTATTATTTTGGTTTTGAATGAATATCGTTAGCAGTAAACAGAAGGCTAGATACTTTTATGAtacaggacattttttttcattaattcatATTGACTCAGAGCATTTCAGTGTGCCTTCAAAGGAAGGTCATTCCGCAACAGAGCTATAGCTACAGGCATCAAACTTGTCTTAACcgtcctattatccttggggtcaattggaacccattcaatgtttaacgtctctataTTAATGatttacatcatttttttggcttcatattttgtgaATATTCCTCATTTAAtagggacaactgggaaaacataaaattaaaatgttgatgtgttccaatttcctgcaaaaaaaaaattacacatcacacatttgttttagctgttttggatgatattgaggtcactataacatacatttttataacctAAAATAACCATCAAGTACCTGAAACATAAACAGTTTCcagaggtttaaattgctggggtcaaattgaccccaatgataaaatatgttggtgaatttgagggtaacaagagggttaaaatgtttattgaaCTAATGTGGGGGAAAAGCTGTCGAATGAGGCTACTTTACTCTCACTTAGTGATTACATTTGAACAGAAACGGGCACACCTGTGTCCCGGACCTCACCTGTCGTGGTCAGGACGGTGCTGGTGAAGAACAGGGACGACACAAAGTCCCAGTTGTGGTTGCTGTTGTTCCCCAGCACGGACACTCCATAGTTACTGGCTTCCAGCGCGCGGGCCAGCAGCTCCTCGAGGCGCTCATCGGACACACAGGGGTTCTCGCTCAGGAAGTCCCGTCGGGTCTCTATTAACTCCTTCCTCAGCTCCTGCTCGTACGGCAGCTCGATGGCGGAGAAAATCCCAGCGCCGATGATGAGGTAGAGGATGTAACCAACAACTAAGAGAGTAAAATTCAGCGCTGAATGGTGTCTCTCTACAAACTGAGAGAACCAATCTGACATACAGCCGCGCGACATTCCCCAAAGTTCACACCAAGCAATAACACAACAGAAAAGTCACTGAAGCAGCTTCACTTAATGTCACAAAGAGCTTGTTGTTACTGAGGTAATgacttctttcctctcttcagaGGATGGACTTCTCTTCCTCATTCTTCACATCTCACTGGGAGAGGGCAGTGGTGACGTCATCCCCTCACCGCGCCAGGTGAGTGCATACTGCAGTCTGCGCTTCCCACTGAAACTGGTTTAACAGGTTTCTCTGTTTTGAGTCATTACAAAGGATTTATTTTCTTCGAGGCTCAAGGTCAACCCAGATTTATTTCTGTAGCATACCaacttctttttccttttaaaaacttacacaaaacttgaaataaaaacccAGAACAATTAGAATCAGTtaggaaatatattttttacaattaaTTTACTTTCTAGGATCATCAATAATAAATACTacagaattattttaaatgtatcctGTTATAAAACACAACTACCTTACTTTTCATTATGAGGACTTTACttcaatatttacattttcttacacttcttgtaaaaatgttggtttttttctacatagttaaaaaaaacaattaaagggATCCCTGAGCATGGTCTTTAGCACTCAAGtacgtgtccagaactttttgaccagggtggcccaactaaggctctcacataggcaggggtggccagtgcatttacaaataaataacttttaCCCTTTCCGTCTTCataacctactttcattaaagtattaaacagttgttgtattccttttgacttaaaaaaaaaacatgacaaagtggcataaatcttctaagcttaattctttaaggacttacaaaagatgttttttcaaagtcacatttgagggcactaataaagaaatctactgtcaaccttttaactcatcccacaTTATAGATATTAACAGAAACCCCatctctgacaaggcaaacagccaatcatagtttaggattttggggtggccaattggatttcaaggggtgccagtgccacccttggccacgaCACTGATGTTCTGTACTTGGGCCGTGTATCTATTTTGGAAACATAGAAACGAGATTAAGCTGCTATAATTACTCTTGGTGGCAAGTAAGAAAACAATTACAAGGGGATGGTTAAGCCTGAATCAGCCTTCCCTTGATGATTGGATTGGAATAACTTGAGATATTTAGGATGGAAAAATTGACCTATCAATTAAGAATCCAAATGGACAAATTTGACCAAATTTGGAACAACTGGATTATATTTGTTGCACCCAAAAGAGCAGTTTTTACTTGATCTCACAATTTCTGTCTGGTTATTGAcgatttttttctttgacagCAGTGGCAGGCGACCACCCTGGTTCCTGATCATAGTTCCATGTACACTGTTCTATCTTTAATTAAACTGTAACAGAGTTCTCTTTAGGTGAATAAGTGAGCCTTATCTGGCAGAGTTTATCCCCAGCaaattgtcaggtctgtccataGGAGGTCATTTTGTATCCAccattattgtttctttttcacaattGCAGGGAAATTTAAGTTATCAGAGAAGAGTGGACACCATAATGGATGAACAAAATCTGATACATGGTCTATGACCTCCTTACCTTCTTTGGACTCTTATTCCAGGATGGCTGATGTCGTGTTTTTTCTggactcaaaacaaacacaactggaaggacttttttttttgcttttactttTGTTGCTATGCTGTTGTATCTACCTGTCCAttccaaataaagatacaaataaaaaaaacaattaaaggtacagagtgTAGAAAGGGGAATATATAACGTTATTGCTCAACCCCCGgaaaagaagctcctgtgatgcataatATATATGATCCTTTCTTTATCAagtaatctttatttaaaaaaaatgtgcaaggTGTATAGTTTGTttattctgtgctactgtagaaatgttgcagagcaagatggcggccttCATGGAAGGGGTCCCTCTCCTTATGTAAATATagaaggctcattctaagtgaACAAATACTAAATCATTTCTAATTaaggtgattatacactcatTGAAACATacttattaatattatattccatttctttCTGTTCAGCGAAACActgctaaattctacacactgcacctttaaagggGCACTTCAGCACATTATGATAAATAGTGTTTGATGCAATACTTAAAGTACAGATGTTCTACAGAACTATTTAATCAAATCTAATCTAATAATCtaaataaagtggatttttatttcatttttaatgtatatttattgtagatATTGTAGAATCTATAATTTGCTGTTCCTTCTTTTTAACAATTTATGAGTATATTAAAATGACATGATGACTTCTTCCACTATTACCTTTGCTGACCTTCCAGCCTTTGTCAGTCTCCTTCCCAGATGCAATTAGTGCTTTCACCACTAGAAGGCGATACAGACCACGTTTCCACAGCAGTACGTGAGCTGTACAGTGGAGTATTTTGAAAAAGGGAGGAAAACAACAAGTGAAAAACAAGTATTTTATTGATAAGTTACCACCAGACATCTGCACAATGCTCTACTTACTCCATCAGCAGTACATCCTCCTCTTTCATCCTTTCACATCTGGCATCTggcatcaataaataaatatttacaaCCATTCAAAGTAAAGCAAATGAAAGTATAAAGAGGTAACTGTCACTAGAATACAGTTACTTCTGAGTCTTACAGTAATATACAGGGGATGAGATAGCAGCCTGAAGTTAATGCTGTGGtataaaaaaaagctgataGCTGAAGGATGAAATGGATTATTGTGGTAAAATAAAGGCCTGGGTCTGGTGCgtagttttctttctctctctctcttagctGAGCTGAAATGTTCTTAAATGTATGTGGCTCTCTGGTGGGTTCTTCAGTTATCTgaggagacaaaaagaaaggtcaCAGATCATCAGAGGATCAGCTTTGATAAGAGGAACTGATCTGCAattgctggaggagagaggtaCAGTGACTTCTAACTGTTGTGGAAAGTAATTTACTAAATGTATCCAACTATTGTGCTTGTACTTACATATTTCCATATGATACTCCTTTGTTTGTCTAATCCCTAGCAATTCAGAGAGGAATACGTAACAGTTTACCCATCCTCATTAATATAACTGGTGTTACTACTTGCAGATTGAGATTTATCAATAATTCTaacattatttcatgtttttcataaaaGCAATGTCTAAGCAGGGCATTTCAGGTATCAGGTTCACAAAGGACAACATCACTTTCTGAACTACTGGTATTATtaaatttgacccggggcacattcaatgatccaaaagtgtcagaaccataGGAGGTCagaaagccaaaaaatcccaatacacatttttttaaatctagtttttaactccattactaaccatttaaatcaagatttagtcaaTTGGTGTTCTttgattctcacagatcatggttcaatgaggataactcacttgtttttcattaaaattaatgttaaaactttttcaatgtacattagagagccttaaatataaatacaatagtttaacatgacatagatttttgtttattttattttacaaaattaacacgacacctcttctatCACATGCTGCCcggatttttatgctgcatttagctgtttTGGAAGTCACATATTgcctaaaacagactttaaaaagggtcaatttgaccagcaacataacaggagggttaacatcaAATTAAATCCAATTTATAATACAGAGTATGATCACGCTAAAGTGTACAACCACAAGGTCAATCAACAAACTATAAAATATTAGTGTTACATTCAATATGAATATAGAACAGCAAGAGGGATTATGCATAATCTGACCTCTGGGTTAGCCACTTGACTCAAAAACCAACCCATAGTGGTTAAAACAGGCTTTAACAGGGATTGGGCCCCACCGTTATGATACTGTAAGTGTTATAATAATTTCTAGGGCCCTTgccagtcatgggcccttagaccCATCCTAACTTTTACTAAGGTACCCCTGATTCTGTACTTAACTTGTAATGCAGAATATTCACATTGTTGTATTAGTGTTTTCAGATACCTAAAGGATAGAGTTCTTCTTCCATCTCCTATCAGTAGAAATATTTAGTCACTGTCTTACCTCTGCACTCATATCTGAGGTCTGAGAAGAGGACGTGTTCCTGAGAGAAGACAAACAGTCCCAGTCTGCCTCCTGCCAGGGTGTGATCATACACCGCCCCCGAGTCGGATAAAATGTTCCTGCCTTCATACACCACCACCCTGCAAAGGTATTAGTCATGTATTACTGTTTTACCATGGGTGCATACCAGCTAGAACTGCTGGCAACTGAGAGATGCCGTCTGTCAATCAATAGCAGCACCAATGTATATTccatttaaaatcaaaagtGGAAAGAACATGTTAGAAGTTTTGCATGAAAGAAGTAATCTGCTCTTACTTTTGAAATGATATTGTATGTATGTAGCAGGAggaaatgataaaataacatgttaaagctactgtgaggaattTTCTAGCGGGCTATGAAACCAAcggaaattaatactgatgccactttatgacctaaaaaagcaaatgagacaaTTAGCAAGGAAACTGTTTATCTCTATACAgttctttttaaagtctgaagCTGCTACAGTGGGGTAGGTGTAATAAAA
Encoded here:
- the LOC117830209 gene encoding potassium channel subfamily K member 1-like, which codes for MSRGCMSDWFSQFVERHHSALNFTLLVVGYILYLIIGAGIFSAIELPYEQELRKELIETRRDFLSENPCVSDERLEELLARALEASNYGVSVLGNNSNHNWDFVSSLFFTSTVLTTTGYGHSVPLSDEGKAFCIFYSILGIPVTLFFLSVVVQRIMVLVTRRPVEYFHRRWAMSKSKLAAIHATCLALIMTLLFLIIPASIFVSMEKDWDFLESLYFCFISLTTIGLGDYVPGETHSKEDNPHPHLYRLAITVYLLLGLVFVLVVLETCCELPQMKRLRQRFCRENVRELDSETTNIIDKDQMNDQLTDVSDHLPVIPSVSEQAASMRKDNKSTPYTSASGSVNGKLR